In the genome of Kwoniella shandongensis chromosome 6, complete sequence, one region contains:
- a CDS encoding GDP-mannose transporter 2 has protein sequence MASPYTSRPHTPAGISPRGSYTNLSAAYEASTPSGIATPQFQLKDEKERMKAELEVQAALLKAADGAEKAKKEEAAMPAASPVWPILSYCTASILMTVVNKFVVSGHQFTMTFLLLTIQSLVCVTCVWTVKRIGIITFRDFDWVDAKTWFPVSFLLVAVIYTGSKSLQFLSIPVYTIFKNLTIILIAYGEVLWFGGSVTGLTLVAFFLMVGSSVIAAWADISTTLARLSEGVALVDPTSGADVPLPTTVIGSLNAGYVWMFINCIASAAYVLFMRKRIKATGFKDWDSMFYNNLLSIPVLLVFSLLVEDWGSASFARNFPEVGRSFLLSAIVFSGAVAVFISYSTAWCVRTCGSTTYSMVGALNKLPVAASGILFFGDPANFGNVAAIGVGGIAGVVYAVAKTAQAKIDKAKQTRPGDSKA, from the exons ATGGCATCGCCTTACACCTCCCGACCACATACGCCGGCAGGTATATCCCCCAGAGGATCATATACCAACCTCTCTGCAGCGTACGAAGCGTCCACTCCATCGGGGATCGCGACTCCTCAATTTCAGCtcaaagatgagaaggagaggatgaaagcTGAATTGGAAGTTCAGGCTGCTTTGCTGAAAGCGGCCGATGGGGCGGAAAAGGCTaaaaaggaagaagcggcaaTGCCAGCTGcttctccag TTTGGCCAATTCTCAGTTATTGTACCGCCTCTATCTTGATGACAGTAGTCAACAAGTTTGTCGTATCAGGCCATCAATTCACAATGACATTCTTGC TCCTCACGATCCAATCGCTCGTTTGTGTTACTTGCGTATGGACAGTCAAGCGAATAGGTATCATCACCT TTCGGGACTTCGATTGGGTCGACGCAAAGACTTGGTTCCCCGTATCGTTCTTGCTCGTCGCTGTGATTTACACCGGATCAAAATCGCTCCAATTCCTCTCTATCCCCGTCTACAC CATCTTCAAAaacctcaccatcatcctcatcgcatATGGGGAAGTCCTCTGGTTCGGCGGCTCCGTGACCGGTCTCACCCTCgttgccttcttcctcatggTCGGTTCCTCCGTCATTGCAGCTTGGGCGGACATCTCGaccactctcgctcgattGTCTGAAGGTGTGGCTCTCGTCGATCCTACTTCCGGAGCCGATGTGCCCCTCCCCACGACCGTGATTGGAAGTTTGAACGCCGGTTACGTCTGGATGTTCATCAACTGTATTGCTTCGGCTGCttat GTCCTTTTCATGAGGAAACGAATCAAGGCTACTGGATTCAAAGACTGGGATTCCATGTTCTACAACAACTTGCTCTCCATCCctgttctcctcgtcttctccctccttgtcGAAGATTGGGGATCTGCATCTTTCGCTCGAAACTT CCCTGAGGTCGGACGATCTTTCTTGCTTTCTGCAATCGTGTTCTCCGGAGCTGTGGCGGTGTTCATCTCCTATTCTACAGCGTGGTGTGTAAGAACTTGCGGTTCAACCACCTACTCCATGGTTGGCGCTTtgaacaa ACTCCCCGTCGCTGCTTCTGGTATCTTGTTCTTCGGTGACCCTGCAAACTTTGGAAATGTCGCTGCGATCGGAGTTGGCGGTATCGCCGGTGTCGTTTATGCCGTCGCTAAGACGGCCCAAGCGAAGATTGACAAGGCAAAGCAAACTCGACCGGGGGACAGTAAGGCGTAA